From Glycine soja cultivar W05 chromosome 4, ASM419377v2, whole genome shotgun sequence, the proteins below share one genomic window:
- the LOC114409939 gene encoding uncharacterized protein LOC114409939 isoform X5 has translation MITVVSGNDQREGSVVAVLESMGSKGSVVVNGTLVKKSTSCMLNSGDEVVFGLLGNHSYIFQQINPEVTVKAAEIQGGVGKFFQFERRAGDLAGASILASLSSLRPELTRWKSPSQTASKPQQGTDVSSHSVLPDGTETELDGLEGNSAPNVATDKASDVGTSDKNSPMDCDPDDAGTEAGNVKISGVNAFLGPFFRVLAGSTCKLKLSKSICKQVFEERNGTRDAQAASTSGTSVRCAVFKEDVHAAILDGKEIEVSLDNFPYYLSENTKNVLIAACVIHLKHKELVKYTTDLTTINPRILLSGPAGSEIYQEMLAKALAKYFGAKLLIFDSHSLLGGLSSKEAELLKDGFSADKSCGYAKQSPTATDMARCMDPSASEPETPNSSNAPTPYGFESQPKLEADNVPSTSGTAKNCVFKLGDRVKYSSSSGGLYQLQTISSSNRIFRGPANGSRGKVVLLFDDNPLSKIGVRFDKPIPDGVDLGGLCEPGQGFFCNVTDLRLENSGIEELDKLLINTLFEVVVSESRDAPFILFMKDAEKSIVGNGDPFSFKSRLENLPDNVVVIGSHTHTDSRKEKSHPGGLLFTKFGSNQTALLDLAFPDSFGRLHDRGKEAPKPNKTLTKLFPNKVTIHMPQDETLLASWKQQLDRDVETLKIKGNLHNLRTVLSRCGVECEGLETLCIKDQTLSIENAEKIVGWALSRHLMQNAETDPDAKLVLSCESIQYGIGILHAIQNESKSLKKSLKDVVTENEFEKRLLADVIPPNDIGVTFDDIGALENVKDTLKELVMLPLQRPELFCKGQLTKPCKGILLFGPPGTGKTMLAKAVATEAGANFINISMSSITSKWFGEGEKYVKAVFSLASKIAPSVIFVDEVDSMLGRRENPGEHEAMRKMKNEFMVNWDGLRTKDTERVLVLAATNRPFDLDEAVIRRLPRRLMVNLPDAPNRAKILKVILAKEDLSSDINMDAIASMTDGYSGSDLKNLCVTAAHRPIKEILEKEKKEQAAAVSEGRPAPALSGSADIRSLNMEDFKYAHQQVCASVSSESINMTELQQWNELYGEGGSRVKKALSYFM, from the exons ATGATTACTGTTGTTTCTGGAAATGATCAGCGCGAGGGAAGTGTCGTGGCTGTGCTAGAAAGTATGGGTAGCAAAGGATCGGTGGTAGTGAATGGGACTCTCGTCAAGAAGAGTACCAGCTGCATGCTTAACTCTGGGGATGAGGTGGTTTTTGGTTTGCTGGGGAATCATTCTTAt ATTTTTCAGCAAATAAATCCTGAAGTTACAGTTAAGGCTGCAGAAATTCAGGGTGGCGTTGGCAAGTTTTTTCAGTTTGAGAGGAGGGCTGGAGACCTGGCTGGAGCTTCTATTTTGGCCTCTCTTTCTAGCCTCAGACCAGAGCTTACAAGATGGAAATCTCCATCTCAGACTGCCAGTAAACCTCAGCAGGGTACAGATGTGTCTAGTCATTCTGTTCTCCCTGATGGTACAGAAACTGAGCTCGATGGCCTGGAAGGCAACTCAGCTCCAAATGTAGCGACTGATAAAGCTTCTGATGTTGGAACAAGTGACAAGAATTCACCTATGGATTGCGATCCAGATGATGCAGGCACAGAGGCAGGCAATGTAAAAATCTCTGGGGTGAATGCTTTCCTAGGGCCTTTCTTCAGGGTTCTAGCTGGATCTACTTGTAAACTGAAATTGAGCAAAAGTATCTGTAAACAGGTATTTGAAGAAAGAAATGGGACGAGGGATGCGCAAGCTGCATCAACTTCGGGTACTTCTGTACGCTGTGCGGTTTTTAAAGAAGATGTCCATGCTGCAATACTGGATGGGAAAGAAATAGAAGTGTCCTTAGACAACTTCCCGTACTACTTGAG TGAGAATACAAAAAATGTCCTAATTGCTGCTTGCGTTATACACCTGAAGCATAAAGAACTTGTGAAGTACACCACAGATCTTACAACCATAAACCCCCGTATTCTACTCTCAGGACCTGCAG GGTCAGAAATATATCAGGAGATGTTGGCAAAAGCACTTGCAAAATACTTTGGTGCtaaattgctcatatttgaTAGCCATTCGCTTTTGGGT GGTTTATCCTCCAAGGAAGCTGAGCTGCTCAAAGATGGATTTAGTGCTGACAAATCCTGTGGCTATGCTAAACAAAGTCCTACAGCCACAGACATGGCCAGGTGCATGGATCCATCAGCTAGTGAACCAGAAACGCCTAACTCCTCAAATGCACCTACTCCATATGGCTTTGAGTCTCAACCTAAGTTGGAAGCTGATAATGTACCATCTACCTCCGGGACAGCTAAAAATTGTGTGTTTAAACTAG GTGACAGGGTAAAATATAGTTCATCTTCTGGGGGCTTGTATCAGCTTCAGACTATTTCTTCAAG CAATCGCATATTCAGGGGTCCAGCTAATGGAAGTCGGGGGAAGGTTGTCTTACTTTTTGATGATAATCCCTTGTCAAAAATTGGCGTAAGATTTGATAAACCCATACCTGATGGAGTTGATCTTGGAGGTTTGTGTGAGCCTGGTCAAGGATTTTTCTGCAATG TGACTGATCTTCGATTGGAAAACAGTGGCATTGAAGAACTTGACAAATTACTTATTAATACATTGTTTGAG GTTGTGGTTAGTGAGAGCAGAGATGCACCTTTCATTTTGTTCATGAAAGATGCAGAGAAGTCTATAGTTGGAAATGGAGATCCATTTTCATTTAAAAGTAGGCTTGAAAATCTTCCGGACAATGTGGTCGTAATAGGTTCACACACTCACACTGACAGTCGAAAGGAGAAG TCACATCCTGGGGGTTTGCTTTTTACAAAGTTCGGAAGTAATCAGACTGCTCTTCTTGATTTGGCTTTCCCG GATAGTTTTGGAAGATTGCATGACAGGGGAAAGGAGGCCCCAAAGCCAAACAAAACCTTAACTAAGCTTTTCCCAAATAAAGTGACAATTCACATGCCACAG GATGAGACACTTCTAGCATCTTGGAAGCAACAACTCGATCGAGATGTTGAGACtcttaaaattaaaggaaatttGCACAACTTACGCACA gttTTGAGCCGATGTGGGGTGGAATGTGAAGGACTAGAGACCTTGTGCATTAAGGATCAGACACTTAGTATTGAAA ATGCAGAGAAGATAGTTGGTTGGGCTTTAAGCCGCCATCTCATGCAGAATGCTGAAACTGATCCTGATGCAAAGCTTGTGTTGTCTTGTGAGAG CATCCAGTATGGGATTGGGATCTTACATGCTATCCAGAATGAGTCGAAAAGCCTGAAGAAGTCTCTTAAG GATGTTGTAACAGAAAACGAGTTTGAAAAGAGGCTTTTGGCTGATGTTATTCCACCTAATGACATTggtgttacttttgatgatatTGGAGCTCTTGAAAATGTCAAGGATACTTTGAAGGAATTGGTTATGCTTCCTTTACAGAGGCCCGAGCTATTTTGCAAAGGGCAATTAACCAAG CCGTGCAAGGGTATCCTATTATTTGGTCCCCCTGGAACAGGTAAGACAATGCTTGCAAAGGCAGTTGCTACCGAAGCTGGTGCAAATTTCATCAACATTTCCATGTCAAGTATCACATCTAAG TGGTTTGGTGAGGGTGAAAAGTATGTCAAAGCTGTTTTTTCCCTGGCTAGTAAAATTGCTCCTAGCGTGATATTTGTTGACGAA GTTGATAGCATGTTGGGCAGGAGGGAAAATCCTGGGGAGCATGAGGCCatgcgaaagatgaaaaatgaaTTCATGGTGAACTGGGATGGCTTACGCACAAAGGATACTGAGCGAGTTCTTGTGCTTGCAGCCACTAATAGGCCTTTTGACCTAGATGAGGCTGTCATTCGGAGGCTGCCTCGGAG ATTAATGGTAAATTTGCCCGATGCTCCAAATAgagcaaaaatattaaaagttatactGGCAAAAGAGGACTTGTCTTCTGATATTAATATGGATGCAATTGCAAGTATGACTGATGGATATTCCGGAAGCGATCTAAAG AATTTGTGTGTAACTGCTGCACACCGTCCAATTAAAGAGATAttagaaaaggagaaaaag GAACAGGCTGCTGCTGTATCAGAAGGTAGACCTGCTCCAGCATTAAGTGGAAGTGCAGATATCCGATCTTTAAACATGGAAGATTTCAAATATGCTCATCAACAG GTCTGTGCAAGTGTTTCTTCTGAATCCATAAATATGACCGAGCTTCAACAATGGAACGAACTATATGGTGAAGGTGGTTCAAGAGTTAAAAAAGCATTAAGCTATTTCATGTGA